Proteins co-encoded in one Bradyrhizobium sp. 170 genomic window:
- the cimA gene encoding citramalate synthase produces the protein MSRERLYLFDTTLRDGAQTNGVDFTLHDKQIIAQMLDELGIDYVEGGYPGANPTDTEFFSDKPKFESAKFTAFGMTRRPGRSASNDPGLAALIEAKADAICFVAKSSAYQVRVALETTNEENLASIRDSVVAAKAAGREVMVDCEHFFDGYKENADFALACANAAYDSGARWVVLCDTNGGTMPHEIETIVGHVTKHIPGSHVGIHAHNDTEQAVANSLAAVRAGARQIQGTLNGLGERCGNANLCSLIPTLRLKNEFSDAFEIGVTDEKMTTLMKVSRTLDDMLNRAPNRHAPYVGESAFVTKAGIHASAMMKDPHSYEHILPESVGNHRKVLVSDQAGRSNVMAELDRAGIPYEKSDPKLARLVEELKEREAAGYAYESANASFDLLARRTLGRVPEYFKVEQFDVNVEQRNNANGQRVTVALAVVKVDVAGERLISAAEGNGPVNALDVALRKDLGKYQKYIEGLKLIDYRVRILNGGTEAVTRVLIESEDENGESWITIGVSPNIIDASFQALMDSVVYKLVKSGAPA, from the coding sequence ATGAGCCGCGAACGCCTCTATCTGTTCGACACCACGCTGCGCGACGGCGCGCAGACCAACGGCGTCGATTTCACACTGCACGACAAGCAGATCATCGCGCAGATGCTGGATGAACTCGGCATCGACTATGTCGAGGGCGGCTATCCCGGCGCCAACCCGACCGACACCGAATTCTTTTCGGACAAGCCAAAGTTCGAGAGCGCCAAATTCACGGCGTTCGGCATGACGCGCCGTCCGGGCCGTTCGGCCTCGAACGATCCGGGGCTCGCGGCGCTGATCGAGGCCAAGGCCGACGCGATCTGCTTTGTCGCCAAATCCAGCGCCTATCAGGTGCGGGTCGCGCTGGAGACCACCAACGAGGAAAACCTCGCCTCGATCCGCGACAGCGTCGTTGCTGCGAAGGCCGCCGGCCGCGAGGTGATGGTCGATTGCGAGCACTTCTTCGACGGCTACAAGGAGAACGCTGATTTCGCGCTCGCCTGCGCCAACGCGGCCTATGATTCCGGGGCGCGCTGGGTGGTGCTGTGCGACACCAATGGCGGCACCATGCCGCACGAGATCGAGACCATCGTAGGCCATGTGACAAAACATATCCCGGGCAGCCATGTCGGCATCCACGCCCATAACGATACCGAGCAGGCGGTGGCCAATTCGCTGGCCGCGGTGCGTGCAGGCGCGCGGCAGATTCAGGGCACGCTGAACGGGCTCGGCGAGCGCTGCGGCAACGCCAATCTCTGTTCGCTGATCCCGACGCTGCGCCTGAAGAACGAGTTCTCCGACGCCTTCGAGATCGGCGTCACGGACGAGAAGATGACGACGCTGATGAAGGTGTCGCGGACGCTCGACGACATGCTCAACCGCGCGCCGAACCGCCATGCGCCGTACGTCGGCGAAAGCGCCTTCGTCACCAAAGCAGGTATTCACGCCTCGGCGATGATGAAGGACCCGCACAGCTACGAACACATTTTGCCTGAATCGGTCGGCAACCATCGCAAGGTGCTGGTGTCCGATCAGGCCGGCCGGTCCAACGTGATGGCCGAACTCGACCGCGCCGGCATTCCTTACGAGAAAAGTGATCCGAAGCTGGCGCGTCTGGTCGAGGAGTTGAAGGAGCGCGAAGCGGCGGGCTACGCCTATGAATCCGCCAACGCGTCGTTCGACCTGCTGGCGCGGCGCACGCTCGGCCGCGTGCCGGAATATTTCAAGGTCGAGCAGTTCGACGTCAATGTCGAACAGCGCAACAACGCCAACGGCCAGCGCGTCACGGTGGCGCTCGCCGTGGTCAAGGTCGATGTCGCCGGCGAGCGGCTGATCTCGGCGGCGGAGGGCAACGGCCCGGTCAACGCGCTCGACGTCGCGCTGCGCAAGGACCTCGGCAAGTACCAGAAATACATCGAGGGCCTGAAGCTGATCGATTACCGCGTGCGTATCCTCAATGGCGGCACGGAAGCGGTGACGCGGGTCTTGATCGAAAGCGAGGACGAAAACGGCGAGAGCTGGATCACGATCGGCGTCTCCCCCAATATCATCGACGCCTCGTTCCAGGCGTTGATGGATTCGGTGGTCTACAAGCTGGTGAAATCAGGCGCACCGGCGTGA
- a CDS encoding cytochrome c oxidase subunit 3: protein MSAIILFMAVIAVIVGWWLSQQRLMAKPWLEEGSIDDFPGTGAMTLPAAKIGLGVFLAVAGSLFALFTSAYSMRMNMVDWRAMPVPGLLWFNTGVLVLSSIALQRAYVAARRDNMNGVIVGLCAGGASAVTFLVGQLLAWQQLRAAGYFVASNPANSFFYMITAAHGLHLMGGLVALGRTTAKVWRGAEMPQVRLSVELCTIYWHFLLLVWLVLLGLLTGWTDDFVDICRRLLT, encoded by the coding sequence GTGAGCGCCATCATCCTGTTCATGGCTGTAATAGCGGTCATCGTCGGATGGTGGCTCTCGCAGCAACGGCTGATGGCCAAGCCCTGGCTGGAAGAAGGTTCGATCGATGACTTCCCGGGCACGGGAGCAATGACCTTGCCGGCAGCGAAGATCGGACTGGGAGTGTTTCTCGCTGTCGCCGGCTCGTTGTTCGCACTCTTCACCAGCGCTTACTCCATGCGGATGAACATGGTGGACTGGCGCGCGATGCCCGTGCCTGGGCTGCTGTGGTTCAATACCGGCGTCCTGGTCTTGAGCAGCATTGCGCTGCAACGGGCGTACGTGGCCGCGCGCCGAGACAACATGAACGGTGTCATCGTCGGCCTATGCGCAGGCGGAGCATCCGCCGTTACATTCCTGGTTGGGCAATTGCTGGCGTGGCAACAGCTGAGGGCCGCGGGCTATTTCGTCGCGTCCAATCCAGCCAATTCCTTCTTCTACATGATCACCGCGGCCCACGGGCTGCACCTGATGGGCGGCCTGGTGGCCCTGGGCAGAACGACTGCCAAGGTATGGCGTGGCGCCGAGATGCCCCAGGTGCGCCTGAGCGTGGAGCTCTGCACGATCTACTGGCACTTCCTGCTGCTGGTCTGGCTGGTCTTGCTTGGTCTGTTGACGGGCTGGACGGACGATTTCGTCGACATCTGTCGGCGGTTGCTCACCTAG
- a CDS encoding cbb3-type cytochrome c oxidase subunit I, translated as MVDVPYDRIADVPPAEVPEVELYHPKSWWTHYVFSQDAKIIAIQYSLTATAIGLVALVLSWLMRLQLGFPGTFSFIDANQYLQFITMHGMIMVIYLLTALFLGGFGNYLIPLMVGARDMVFPYVNMLSYWVYLLAVLVLASAFFVPGGPTGAGWTLYPPQAILSGTPGQDWGIVLMLASLILFIIGFTMGGLNYVVTVLQARTRGMTLMRLPLTVWGIFTATVMALLAFPALFVASVMMLFDRLLGTSFFMPALVEMGQQMKYGGGSPILFQHLFWFFGHPEVYIVALPAFGIVSDLISTHARKNIFGYRMMVWAIVGIGALSFVVWAHHMYVSGMHPHFGFFFATTTLIIAIPTAIKVYNWVLTLWRGDIHLTVPMLFALGFIITFVNGGLTGLFLGNVVVDVPLSDTMFVVAHFHMVMGVAPIMVVLGAIYHWYPKVTGRMLDDWMGKFHFWVTFLGAYLIFFPMHYLGLQGVPRRYHDIGEAAFITPNVHTLNAFITVVALIVGFAQMVFLFNLVWSLFKGKASGGNPWRATTLEWQTPETPPGHGNWGKELPVVYRWAYDYSVPGAAQDFIPQNQPRATPALQGAAP; from the coding sequence ATGGTCGATGTCCCGTATGACAGAATCGCAGACGTTCCGCCTGCCGAAGTGCCGGAGGTTGAGCTCTATCATCCCAAAAGCTGGTGGACGCACTACGTCTTTTCGCAGGACGCCAAAATCATCGCCATCCAGTACTCGCTGACGGCGACGGCAATCGGGCTGGTGGCTTTGGTGCTGTCGTGGCTGATGCGGCTGCAATTGGGATTTCCCGGCACATTCTCCTTCATTGATGCGAACCAATACCTTCAGTTCATCACCATGCACGGCATGATCATGGTGATCTACCTGCTCACGGCATTGTTCCTTGGAGGCTTCGGCAACTACCTGATCCCGCTGATGGTCGGCGCACGGGACATGGTTTTCCCCTATGTGAACATGCTGAGCTACTGGGTTTACCTGCTTGCGGTCCTGGTGCTGGCCTCGGCGTTTTTCGTGCCCGGCGGGCCGACCGGTGCAGGCTGGACGCTGTACCCGCCGCAGGCGATTCTCTCCGGCACCCCCGGACAGGATTGGGGCATCGTTCTCATGCTGGCGTCGCTGATCCTGTTCATCATCGGCTTCACCATGGGCGGGCTGAACTACGTGGTGACCGTGCTGCAGGCGCGCACGCGCGGCATGACGTTGATGCGTTTGCCCCTGACAGTGTGGGGCATCTTCACGGCCACCGTGATGGCGCTGCTGGCTTTCCCGGCGCTGTTCGTCGCCTCTGTCATGATGCTGTTCGACCGCTTGCTGGGAACCAGCTTCTTCATGCCTGCACTCGTCGAGATGGGCCAGCAGATGAAGTATGGCGGCGGCAGCCCGATCCTGTTCCAGCACCTGTTCTGGTTCTTCGGCCATCCCGAAGTCTACATCGTCGCCCTGCCCGCCTTCGGCATCGTTTCGGATCTGATCAGCACGCATGCGCGAAAGAACATCTTCGGCTATCGCATGATGGTCTGGGCTATCGTTGGAATCGGCGCGCTCAGTTTCGTCGTATGGGCGCACCACATGTATGTGAGCGGCATGCACCCGCATTTCGGGTTCTTCTTCGCCACGACGACGCTCATCATCGCGATCCCGACCGCCATCAAGGTCTACAACTGGGTACTGACCCTGTGGCGCGGCGACATCCACCTCACGGTCCCGATGCTGTTCGCCCTCGGCTTCATCATAACATTCGTGAACGGCGGGCTCACCGGCCTCTTCCTCGGCAACGTCGTCGTGGATGTCCCGCTATCGGATACCATGTTCGTCGTCGCGCATTTCCATATGGTGATGGGCGTGGCGCCGATCATGGTCGTGCTGGGCGCAATCTATCATTGGTACCCCAAGGTCACCGGGCGGATGCTGGATGACTGGATGGGCAAGTTTCATTTCTGGGTCACGTTCCTCGGCGCCTATCTGATCTTCTTCCCCATGCATTATCTCGGGCTGCAGGGAGTCCCGCGCCGGTATCACGACATTGGCGAAGCGGCGTTCATCACGCCGAACGTCCATACGCTCAATGCCTTCATCACCGTGGTGGCTTTGATCGTGGGCTTCGCCCAGATGGTGTTCCTGTTCAATCTTGTCTGGAGCCTGTTCAAGGGTAAGGCTTCAGGCGGCAATCCATGGCGGGCGACAACACTGGAGTGGCAGACGCCGGAGACCCCGCCCGGGCACGGCAACTGGGGCAAGGAGCTCCCGGTGGTCTATCGATGGGCGTATGACTACAGCGTGCCCGGTGCTGCGCAGGACTTCATTCCGCAGAACCAGCCACGAGCGACGCCGGCCCTTCAGGGAGCCGCGCCGTGA
- a CDS encoding heme-copper oxidase subunit III family protein — MAETALTNPGESPARAAGWQGIAADWSSDQRAFKNVSWGKAMMWIFLLSDTFIFSCFLLSYMTARMSTTVPWPNPSEVFALTIGGHHIPLILIAIMTFVLISSSGTMAMAVNFGYRRDRAKTAALMLATAVLGATFVGMQAFEWTKLIMEGVRPWENPWGAAQFGSSFFMITGFHGTHVTIGVIFLIAIARKVWRGDFDVERRGFFTSRKGNYEIVEITGLYWHFVDLVWVFIFAFFYLW, encoded by the coding sequence ATGGCAGAGACTGCGCTGACAAACCCTGGAGAATCGCCTGCGCGGGCTGCCGGCTGGCAAGGCATTGCCGCCGACTGGTCCTCGGATCAGCGCGCCTTCAAGAATGTCTCCTGGGGGAAGGCCATGATGTGGATCTTCCTCCTGAGCGACACCTTTATCTTCAGCTGTTTTCTGCTGTCCTACATGACGGCGCGAATGTCCACGACCGTGCCGTGGCCGAATCCGAGCGAGGTGTTCGCTCTCACCATCGGCGGGCATCATATTCCCCTCATCCTGATCGCCATCATGACCTTCGTCCTGATCAGCAGCAGCGGGACGATGGCGATGGCCGTCAATTTCGGTTACCGCCGTGATCGCGCCAAGACCGCGGCCTTGATGCTGGCCACGGCGGTACTTGGCGCAACGTTCGTCGGAATGCAGGCCTTCGAATGGACCAAGCTGATCATGGAGGGCGTACGTCCCTGGGAAAACCCCTGGGGCGCGGCGCAGTTCGGCTCCAGCTTCTTCATGATCACGGGCTTCCACGGCACCCACGTGACGATCGGCGTGATTTTCCTGATTGCCATCGCGCGAAAGGTCTGGCGGGGAGACTTTGACGTCGAGAGGCGCGGCTTTTTCACGAGCAGGAAGGGGAATTACGAGATCGTCGAAATCACCGGCCTTTACTGGCACTTCGTCGATCTCGTGTGGGTGTTCATCTTTGCCTTCTTTTATCTGTGGTGA
- a CDS encoding cytochrome c oxidase subunit II, whose amino-acid sequence MVVAVILLLVAVGSVLFHIYSPWWWTPIATNWRYIDDTISITFWITGAVFFAVIAFMAYCVFRFHHKEGRQAAYNPENKKLEWWLTIGTAIGVGAMLAPGLVVWHQFVTVPADATEIEVMGQQWNWSFRLPGKDGRMGTTDVRHVSSDNPMGLNPDDQHGQDDVVIASDDLHLPVGKPVKVLLRSLDVLHDFYVPEFRAKMDMVPGMVTYFWMTPIRTGTFDVLCAELCGAAHAQMRAKVFVDEESDYRAWLEKQKTFAELSGRSAVKRATYESGGK is encoded by the coding sequence ATGGTTGTCGCCGTCATACTGCTTCTGGTCGCCGTCGGCTCGGTGCTGTTTCACATCTACAGCCCGTGGTGGTGGACGCCGATCGCCACCAACTGGCGCTACATTGACGACACGATCAGCATAACCTTCTGGATCACCGGGGCGGTTTTCTTCGCGGTCATCGCGTTCATGGCCTATTGCGTCTTCCGCTTCCATCACAAGGAAGGAAGGCAGGCGGCCTACAATCCCGAAAACAAAAAGCTCGAATGGTGGCTCACCATCGGGACCGCGATCGGCGTTGGAGCCATGTTGGCGCCCGGCCTGGTGGTCTGGCACCAGTTCGTCACGGTTCCGGCCGACGCCACCGAGATCGAAGTCATGGGCCAGCAATGGAACTGGAGCTTCCGCCTCCCCGGCAAGGACGGCCGGATGGGCACAACCGACGTTCGCCACGTCAGCTCCGACAACCCTATGGGCTTGAACCCCGACGATCAGCACGGGCAGGACGACGTTGTCATCGCAAGCGACGACTTGCACCTCCCCGTCGGCAAGCCGGTCAAGGTTTTGCTTCGCTCCCTCGATGTCCTGCACGATTTCTATGTGCCCGAGTTCCGCGCCAAGATGGATATGGTCCCGGGCATGGTCACCTATTTCTGGATGACCCCGATCCGAACCGGAACGTTTGATGTTCTCTGCGCCGAGTTATGCGGTGCTGCGCACGCGCAGATGCGCGCCAAGGTTTTCGTCGACGAAGAGAGCGACTACCGGGCCTGGCTGGAGAAGCAGAAGACGTTTGCGGAATTGTCAGGCCGAAGCGCCGTTAAGAGGGCGACGTACGAATCCGGCGGCAAATAA
- a CDS encoding GNAT family N-acetyltransferase, producing MGQALPKPGLRPFLPADVPMLAAIFVASIEELTGDDYSEAQQEAWVAAAEDEEEFGKKLAGQLTLIATIQNAPVGFVSLKGADHIDMLFVHPSVAGQGIASMLVDALEKLAGARGAKSLTVDASDTAEPFFKKRGYTAKQRNTVTLNGEWLANTTMQKTLADRSAPGVPT from the coding sequence ATGGGACAGGCATTGCCCAAACCTGGCTTGCGGCCGTTTCTGCCGGCGGATGTTCCGATGCTGGCGGCGATCTTCGTTGCCAGCATCGAGGAGTTGACCGGCGACGATTACAGCGAGGCACAGCAGGAAGCCTGGGTGGCGGCTGCCGAGGACGAAGAAGAATTCGGCAAGAAGCTCGCGGGACAATTGACGCTGATCGCGACTATCCAGAACGCGCCGGTCGGGTTCGTCTCGCTGAAGGGCGCCGATCACATCGACATGCTCTTCGTCCATCCGAGTGTCGCCGGGCAGGGGATTGCGTCGATGCTGGTCGACGCGCTGGAGAAGCTGGCGGGCGCGCGCGGTGCGAAATCCCTGACGGTCGATGCCAGCGATACGGCGGAGCCGTTCTTCAAGAAGCGCGGCTATACCGCCAAACAGCGCAACACCGTCACCCTCAATGGTGAATGGCTCGCCAACACCACGATGCAGAAGACGCTGGCCGATAGATCAGCGCCGGGAGTTCCGACATGA
- a CDS encoding DUF2189 domain-containing protein, protein MATTYSDSIAKVGRHVFGDAATYPIRKIELSDLGEALRLGWEDFKAMPSHAVVVCVIYPVLGIALFRMVLGYSVLPLLFPLAAGFALLGPFAAIGLYELSRRRERGEEVSVSDALHVLRAPAVGAMVELGVLLLVLFGAWIGVANAIYVTIFGHAPAASIPDFATRVLTTPEGWLLIIVGCGVGFLFAVVALCVSVVSFPLMLDRHATAIDAIRTSLWAVMKNPVPMAGWGVIVAALLVIGSIPVFVGLAVVLPVLGHATWHLYRKVVEPDPNPPQEEPRQRKGHRYAADFPANLFPWSRER, encoded by the coding sequence ATGGCCACCACGTATTCTGACAGCATCGCAAAGGTTGGACGTCACGTTTTCGGCGACGCCGCCACATATCCCATTCGCAAGATCGAACTATCAGACCTTGGCGAGGCGTTGCGCCTCGGCTGGGAGGACTTCAAGGCAATGCCAAGTCACGCGGTGGTCGTGTGCGTGATTTATCCCGTTCTCGGTATTGCTCTGTTCAGGATGGTCCTTGGCTATTCGGTGCTGCCGTTGCTGTTTCCGCTGGCGGCCGGGTTTGCCTTGCTTGGACCCTTTGCAGCGATTGGTCTCTACGAGCTCAGCCGCCGCCGCGAGCGCGGAGAGGAGGTCAGCGTGTCGGATGCGCTTCACGTGCTGCGCGCTCCGGCTGTCGGCGCCATGGTCGAGCTCGGCGTGCTCCTGCTCGTTCTGTTCGGAGCCTGGATCGGCGTAGCGAACGCTATCTACGTTACAATCTTCGGCCACGCACCGGCTGCGAGCATCCCCGATTTTGCAACGCGCGTGCTGACGACACCGGAAGGATGGTTGCTCATCATCGTCGGTTGCGGCGTTGGTTTTCTGTTCGCGGTCGTGGCGCTGTGCGTCAGCGTCGTTTCGTTTCCGTTGATGCTTGACCGGCATGCCACTGCGATCGACGCCATCCGGACGTCGCTGTGGGCCGTGATGAAGAATCCGGTTCCGATGGCCGGGTGGGGGGTGATCGTCGCGGCGCTGCTGGTGATCGGTTCGATACCGGTCTTCGTCGGTCTCGCCGTCGTTCTGCCGGTGCTCGGTCATGCCACCTGGCATCTGTACCGGAAAGTGGTGGAGCCGGATCCCAATCCGCCACAGGAAGAGCCCCGCCAGCGGAAGGGACACCGCTACGCGGCGGACTTCCCGGCCAATCTCTTCCCGTGGAGCCGGGAACGCTAG
- a CDS encoding TIGR00730 family Rossman fold protein — MDQIKTDQIKTVCVYCGSGPGSSPRFVEAALALGKTFAENNIRLVYGGGSVGLMGAVAKSTLDHGGLVTGIIPDFLRSRENMLTHVQEMIVTPDMHERKRLMFEHSDAFVALPGGVGTLEELVEQMTWQQLGRHSKPVLLANIDGFWEPLIALLAHMRETEFIRPSLDIDILKAERVEDIVPRLRAAAARAPEGSKEMAPELARKL; from the coding sequence ATGGATCAAATCAAAACCGATCAAATCAAAACCGTCTGTGTTTATTGCGGCTCCGGCCCCGGCTCCAGCCCCCGCTTTGTCGAAGCTGCCCTCGCTTTGGGAAAGACTTTCGCCGAGAACAACATCCGGCTCGTCTATGGCGGCGGTTCGGTCGGCCTGATGGGCGCGGTCGCCAAATCCACGCTGGATCACGGCGGCCTGGTCACCGGGATCATTCCGGATTTTTTGCGATCCCGCGAAAATATGCTGACGCACGTCCAGGAAATGATCGTCACGCCTGACATGCACGAGCGCAAGCGGCTGATGTTCGAACATTCCGATGCGTTCGTCGCCCTGCCCGGCGGCGTCGGCACGCTGGAAGAACTGGTCGAGCAGATGACCTGGCAGCAACTCGGCCGCCACTCCAAGCCGGTTCTGCTCGCCAACATCGACGGCTTCTGGGAGCCGCTGATCGCGCTTTTGGCGCACATGCGCGAAACCGAGTTCATCCGCCCGTCACTGGACATCGACATCCTCAAGGCTGAACGGGTCGAGGACATCGTGCCGCGCCTGCGCGCCGCCGCAGCGCGTGCGCCCGAAGGCAGCAAGGAAATGGCGCCGGAACTGGCGCGGAAGCTTTAA
- a CDS encoding VOC family protein, which produces MIDHISVGVSDLERSARFYEATLAPLGLSRLVTRPATIGFGKTYPEFWINLRAGMTPVPPESGTHICLRAKTTGDVDAFHAAALKSGGRADGAPGLRPHDRVKYYAAFVIDPDGNRIEAVTFPSE; this is translated from the coding sequence ATGATTGATCACATCTCCGTCGGCGTCAGCGATCTTGAACGCTCCGCACGGTTCTATGAAGCAACCCTCGCGCCGCTCGGCCTATCGCGCCTCGTCACCCGTCCCGCAACGATCGGCTTCGGAAAAACCTACCCCGAGTTCTGGATCAACCTGCGCGCCGGCATGACGCCGGTGCCACCCGAGAGCGGCACGCACATCTGCCTTCGTGCCAAAACGACCGGTGATGTCGATGCGTTCCACGCGGCGGCGCTGAAGTCCGGCGGCCGCGCCGACGGCGCACCGGGCCTGCGCCCGCATGATCGCGTAAAGTATTATGCGGCGTTCGTGATCGATCCCGACGGCAACCGCATCGAGGCCGTGACGTTTCCGAGTGAGTGA
- a CDS encoding DUF2865 domain-containing protein → MLEIRNAPLSFRILTCAILLGLAAPGAPALAQSNDDAMAQMNQDAPPPPQQGAQANPICMRLEGQLATIDRGAGTGDPAKDEQIRRYQEAQAKQQAELDRVTLQAKRMGCESSGFFSLFNGRSAQCGPVNNQIQQMRANLDQITTSLERLRSGGIGGADRENQRRSVLTALAQNNCGPQYAAAARGPGNFIDSLFGNNNQTLPPPSADLGAPSGTFRTVCVRTCDGGYFPVSFATYQQRFQDDERTCKALCPATEATLFTYRNPGEDINQAVSINGQAYTSLPNAFKFRTEFNASCACKAAGQTWSEALKSVDDRAGVEQGDIIVTEESAKRMQQRAQPKGAPAPKKGTAPAPSTAAAPPPADTTATAGDKDKIRTVGPTFVPPKQ, encoded by the coding sequence ATGCTGGAAATTCGCAACGCGCCCCTCTCCTTTCGGATTTTGACCTGCGCCATCCTGCTCGGCCTCGCCGCCCCGGGCGCACCCGCTTTGGCGCAGTCGAACGATGACGCCATGGCGCAGATGAACCAGGACGCCCCGCCTCCGCCGCAGCAGGGCGCGCAGGCCAATCCGATCTGCATGCGGCTCGAAGGACAATTGGCGACCATCGACCGTGGCGCCGGCACCGGCGACCCCGCCAAGGATGAACAGATCCGTCGCTATCAGGAAGCCCAGGCCAAGCAACAGGCCGAACTCGATCGGGTTACGCTGCAGGCCAAGCGGATGGGCTGCGAAAGCTCGGGCTTCTTCTCGCTGTTCAACGGCCGGTCCGCCCAGTGCGGTCCGGTCAACAACCAGATTCAGCAGATGCGCGCCAATCTCGACCAGATCACCACCAGCCTGGAGCGGCTGCGCAGCGGCGGCATCGGCGGCGCCGACCGCGAAAACCAGCGCCGCTCGGTGCTGACGGCGCTCGCGCAGAACAATTGCGGCCCGCAATATGCCGCTGCCGCGCGCGGACCCGGCAACTTCATCGACAGTCTGTTCGGCAACAACAACCAGACGCTCCCGCCGCCCAGTGCCGATCTCGGCGCGCCGTCCGGCACCTTCCGCACCGTCTGCGTCCGCACCTGCGACGGCGGTTATTTCCCGGTCTCGTTCGCCACCTACCAGCAGCGATTTCAGGATGACGAGAGAACCTGCAAGGCGCTTTGCCCGGCGACGGAAGCAACGCTGTTCACCTACCGCAACCCCGGCGAGGACATCAACCAGGCGGTCTCGATCAACGGCCAAGCTTATACGTCGCTGCCCAACGCATTCAAATTCCGCACCGAGTTCAACGCGTCCTGCGCCTGCAAGGCCGCAGGCCAGACCTGGTCGGAAGCGCTGAAGTCGGTCGATGACAGGGCCGGCGTTGAGCAGGGCGACATCATCGTCACCGAGGAGAGCGCCAAGCGGATGCAGCAGCGCGCGCAGCCGAAGGGCGCGCCCGCTCCCAAGAAAGGCACGGCGCCCGCGCCCTCCACCGCCGCGGCACCGCCGCCGGCCGATACGACCGCGACCGCCGGCGACAAGGACAAGATCCGCACCGTCGGCCCGACCTTCGTCCCGCCGAAGCAATAG
- the cysS gene encoding cysteine--tRNA ligase, giving the protein MELRLYDTLTKEKRPFVPLNADSVGMYACGPTVYDFAHIGNGRAAIVFDVLFRVLRHRYGADHVKYVRNITDVDDKINVRAARDYPGVPLNEAIRKVTEETYRQYQDDVTALGCLAPTVQPRATEHIPEMRALIEKLVAGGFAYVAEDHVLFSPQAMNEANSVMPRYGALSKRSLDEMIAGARVDVAPYKRDNTDFVLWKPSKPGEPSWPSPSGIRAEGRPGWHIECSAMAWKHLGEKFDIHGGGIDLVFPHHENELAQTCCAFHSDRMANVWMHNGFLQLESEKMSKSLGNFFTIRDLLADWPGEVLRLGMLKTHYRSPLDWTLKGAEESAKTLDDWYAVAADAEDGQPSPAMVEALYDDLNTAQAMAVLHGLRNAAVSGGKRERGEFAASLRLLGFLSMSAAAWRGRKQQASGIDPQQVDRLIAERAAARVRKDFKESDRIRDELAAMGVAIKDGRDADGKPVTTWEVA; this is encoded by the coding sequence ATGGAATTACGTCTCTACGATACGTTGACGAAGGAGAAGCGGCCGTTTGTGCCGCTCAATGCCGACAGCGTCGGCATGTATGCTTGCGGACCGACGGTCTACGACTTCGCCCATATCGGCAACGGTCGCGCGGCGATCGTGTTCGACGTGCTGTTCCGCGTGCTGCGTCATCGCTATGGCGCCGATCACGTGAAGTACGTCCGCAACATCACCGACGTCGACGACAAGATCAACGTGCGCGCCGCACGCGACTATCCCGGCGTGCCCTTGAACGAGGCGATCCGCAAGGTCACCGAAGAGACCTATCGACAGTATCAGGACGACGTCACCGCGCTCGGCTGCCTGGCGCCTACGGTGCAGCCGCGCGCGACCGAACATATCCCGGAAATGCGGGCGCTCATCGAGAAGCTCGTGGCCGGCGGCTTTGCCTATGTCGCCGAAGACCACGTGCTGTTCTCGCCGCAGGCAATGAACGAAGCCAATTCCGTGATGCCGCGCTATGGCGCGCTCTCGAAACGCTCGCTCGACGAAATGATCGCGGGCGCCCGCGTCGACGTTGCCCCCTACAAGCGCGACAATACCGACTTCGTGCTGTGGAAGCCGTCGAAGCCGGGCGAGCCGTCATGGCCGTCGCCATCGGGGATCAGGGCGGAAGGCCGTCCCGGCTGGCACATCGAGTGCTCGGCGATGGCCTGGAAGCATCTCGGCGAAAAATTCGACATTCATGGCGGCGGCATCGACCTGGTGTTCCCGCACCATGAGAACGAACTTGCGCAGACCTGCTGCGCCTTTCATTCCGACCGCATGGCGAATGTCTGGATGCACAACGGCTTCCTGCAGCTCGAAAGCGAGAAGATGTCGAAGTCGCTCGGCAACTTCTTCACGATCAGGGATCTGCTGGCCGATTGGCCGGGCGAGGTGCTGCGTCTGGGCATGCTCAAGACGCATTATCGCTCGCCGCTCGACTGGACCCTGAAGGGTGCGGAAGAGAGCGCCAAGACGCTCGACGATTGGTACGCGGTCGCAGCCGACGCCGAGGACGGTCAGCCGTCGCCGGCCATGGTCGAAGCGCTCTATGACGACCTCAACACGGCGCAGGCCATGGCTGTCCTGCACGGCCTGCGCAATGCGGCGGTGTCCGGTGGGAAACGCGAGCGCGGTGAGTTCGCGGCCTCGCTCCGGCTGCTCGGCTTCCTCTCGATGAGCGCAGCGGCCTGGAGGGGGCGCAAGCAGCAGGCGAGCGGCATCGATCCGCAACAGGTCGATCGCCTGATCGCGGAGCGCGCGGCGGCGCGCGTGCGAAAGGACTTCAAGGAGTCCGATCGCATCCGGGACGAACTGGCCGCGATGGGCGTCGCCATCAAGGACGGCAGGGATGCCGATGGAAAACCTGTAACCACATGGGAGGTCGCGTGA